Part of the Oscillibacter hominis genome is shown below.
CGTGTAGTTTACATACTGGTTGGGCAGCAGGAACGGCGCAAATTCATCCTTCAGAGATGCGGTGAAAGAGACGGAGAGCACCGTGGAGTAGCTGGTGCCGGAGATATTCTCAAAGATGCTGACCTGATAGCTTCCATTGCCGTCGGAAAGGGGGAAGGTGGCATAGTCCGCTCCGGCGGTCAGGTTATAGGTGTACGTGACACCGCTGGGCCCTTTGACCTGGGCCTTCAGTTTCTTGGATGTGGAGGCGGTGTACTTGACCATCACATAGCCGTCGGCGGTGTTGGAGTAGTCGATCACCGCACTGGCGTTCTCCTTGACCTGGGTGCCGGAGGCAACGGGCATCAAGCCGTTGATCACCGCGGGATCGGTGGCCAACACGGCCAGCTCCGCAGTGGGATCGGCGTCTTTTACTTCCACGGACTGTGAAAATGCCTTTGTGACGGCGGCGCCCATGGGCACGTCGCTGCCGTCGGGAACCTCGCTGCTTGCACAGCCGGTACAAAATAGCATCGCCGCCGTCAACAGGGCGGCCAAGCGGTTTCTGTTCATCCTGCCTGCTTCCTTTCCACAGTAATCCATACCTTATGAAGTATTATAGCACATCCAGTTTAAAATGGAAGTACATTTTGGGAAA
Proteins encoded:
- a CDS encoding transglutaminase-like domain-containing protein is translated as MNRNRLAALLTAAMLFCTGCASSEVPDGSDVPMGAAVTKAFSQSVEVKDADPTAELAVLATDPAVINGLMPVASGTQVKENASAVIDYSNTADGYVMVKYTASTSKKLKAQVKGPSGVTYTYNLTAGADYATFPLSDGNGSYQVSIFENISGTSYSTVLSVSFTASLKDEFAPFLLPNQYVNYTPESKTVAKAAELTSGVSDTLKKVQKVYEFVVDNISYDYEKAASVKSGYLPVLDTVLAQKKGICFDYAALMTAMLRSQDVPTKLVVGYSGDIYHAWINVYSPESGWVENVVYFDGTTWKLMDPTFASTGNQSKEIMKYIGDGKNYSAKYIY